TTCGCAGGTCTAGAACGTATTGTCAACTATCTTGAAAATCTGACTTTCTCAGAAACTGATATTGCTTATCTAAAAGAGTTAGCCTATCCTGAGGATTTTCTAGACTATCTAGCCAACCTAAAACTCGAGTTGACTATCAATTCAGCCCTTGAGGGTGATTTGGTATTTGCGAATGAACCGATTTTCCAAGTGGAAGGTCCCTTGGCCCAGTGTCAGTTAGTAGAGACTGCCTTGCTAAATATCCTCAATTACCAGATTCTTATTGCTACCAAGGCAGCTCGCATTCGCTCTGTCATTGAAGATGCTCCTTTATTGGAGTTTGGGACACGTCGTGCACAAGAGATGGATGCAGCAATTTGGGGTACCCGTGCAGCTGTGATTGGTGGTGCGGATGCGACATCAAATGTGCGTGCCGGTAAGATTTTCGGCATTCCAGTTTCTGGTACCCATGCCCATGCTCTCGTTCAAGCCTATGGCAACGATTATGATGCCTTTAAAGCCTATGCATCTACTCACAAGGACTGTGTATTCCTTGTAGATACCTATGATACCCTTAAGATTGGTGTTCCGAATGCTATTCGTGTAGCTAAAGAGCTAGGTGATAAAATCAATTTCTTGGGTGTTCGTCTTGATTCAGGTGACTTGGCTTATCTATCGAAGCAGGTCCGTAAGCAGTTGGATGCTGCCGGTTTCCCTGACGCCAAAATTTATGCTTCAAATGACCTTGATGAAAATACCATCCTCAACTTGAAGATGCAAAAGGCCAAGATCGATGTCTGGGGAGTGGGTACTAAGCTTATCACTGCCTATGATCAACCAGCCTTGGGTGCTGTCTACAAGATTGTCTCAATCGAGGATGATCAGGGTGTCATGCATGATACTATCAAATTGTC
The DNA window shown above is from Streptococcus salivarius and carries:
- a CDS encoding nicotinate phosphoribosyltransferase, translated to MYKDDSLTLHTDLYQINMMQVYFNQGIHNKKAVFEVYFRQLPFKNGFAVFAGLERIVNYLENLTFSETDIAYLKELAYPEDFLDYLANLKLELTINSALEGDLVFANEPIFQVEGPLAQCQLVETALLNILNYQILIATKAARIRSVIEDAPLLEFGTRRAQEMDAAIWGTRAAVIGGADATSNVRAGKIFGIPVSGTHAHALVQAYGNDYDAFKAYASTHKDCVFLVDTYDTLKIGVPNAIRVAKELGDKINFLGVRLDSGDLAYLSKQVRKQLDAAGFPDAKIYASNDLDENTILNLKMQKAKIDVWGVGTKLITAYDQPALGAVYKIVSIEDDQGVMHDTIKLSNNAEKVSTPGKKQVWRITSRAKGKSEGDYITFADTDVNALEEINMFHPTYTYINKTVRDFDAVPLLVPIYDKGQLIYELPSLDEIKAYATKELDELWNEYKRVLNPQDYPVDLAKDVWDNKMTLIDNVRKKAHDLSE